The proteins below are encoded in one region of Juglans microcarpa x Juglans regia isolate MS1-56 chromosome 4D, Jm3101_v1.0, whole genome shotgun sequence:
- the LOC121260805 gene encoding RING-H2 finger protein ATL79-like, whose translation MNPFSTPQHSRKLLNAMKGSALAPQPHVRPPERTISVVITIIVMVMLICTLVIHLIFTCFRRRQHSVHQPPPATSSSHSDDLAALPTFIYSEDSVSASCSSSMASSSDSQPICAICLAEFVHGEILRVLPRCNHLYHKECIDQWLVVGSLSCPICRDRTIDQDVEPKRSRCTHSNGVGDPSMFPTLNFTTNHLQ comes from the coding sequence ATGAATCCATTTTCAACACCACAGCATTCTCGCAAACTCCTAAATGCGATGAAGGGCTCGGCCTTGGCACCACAACCCCACGTTAGACCCCCAGAAAGAACCATAAGTGTTGTCATCACCATCATCGTCATGGTCATGCTCATCTGCACTTTGGTCATTCActtaatctttacttgcttcCGCCGACGCCAACACTCCGTTCATCAGCCTCCACCTGCGACATCGTCATCTCATAGCGACGATCTCGCTGCCCTTCCTACTTTCATCTACTCCGAAGACTCGGTCTCggcttcttgttcttcttccatGGCGTCGTCATCGGACTCCCAGCCGATTTGCGCGATATGTTTGGCGGAGTTCGTGCATGGCGAAATTCTCAGGGTTTTGCCTAGGTGCAACCACTTGTATCACAAGGAATGTATCGATCAATGGTTGGTGGTGGGGTCCCTCAGCTGCCCCATTTGTAGGGACCGAACGATCGATCAGGATGTCGAGCCCAAGAGGAGCCGCTGCACTCACTCTAATGGGGTCGGCGATCCATCCATGTTTCCGACTCTCAACTTTACTACCAATCACTTGCagtaa
- the LOC121261641 gene encoding chaperone protein dnaJ 11, chloroplastic — protein MLSAPSPKFLTAPNFSAKASTRFRFAPPLAFAATSSESRSTTSYMATACTSLYEILGIHTDATCQEIKTAYRRLARTCHPDVVAVPARKDSSAGEFMRIHAAYSTLSDPHKRADYDRKLFRPYKPLTATSGFSGYSRKNWETDQCW, from the coding sequence ATGCTCTCTGCCCCTTCCCCTAAATTTCTGACCGCTCCGAACTTCTCCGCAAAAGCATCGACACGTTTCAGATTCGCTCCGCCTCTCGCCTTCGCCGCCACTTCCTCCGAAAGCCGTAGCACGACATCGTATATGGCCACCGCGTGCACCTCGCTGTACGAAATCCTCGGTATCCACACGGACGCCACGTGCCAGGAGATCAAGACGGCGTACCGGCGATTGGCGAGGACATGCCACCCTGACGTTGTGGCCGTCCCCGCTAGGAAGGACTCGTCCGCCGGCGAGTTCATGAGGATACACGCTGCGTACTCCACCCTATCGGACCCCCATAAGCGCGCAGATTACGATCGCAAGCTTTTCAGGCCGTACAAGCCTTTGACGGCGACTTCGGGGTTCTCCGGCTACTCCCGCAAAAACTGGGAGACGGACCAGTGCTGGTGA